Proteins found in one Physeter macrocephalus isolate SW-GA chromosome 17, ASM283717v5, whole genome shotgun sequence genomic segment:
- the UPK1A gene encoding uroplakin-1a isoform X3, translating into MLTTYSFECASCITSYTHRDYMVSSPSLITKQMLTFYGADSDQGRELTRLWDRIMIEQECCGTSGPMDWVNFTSAFRATTPEVVFPWPPLCCRRTGNFIPLNEEGCRLGHLDYLFTKGCFEHIGHAIDSYTWGISWFGFAILMWTVRGGSLWAGWDAAVRLGRPSPDSSSPASCDAHGHAFLHHVVRNKGSPRAHSAPPPPAEMDASPLPFPPPPPFPPSPPEMFYQVSEPCWELGCPETPGHVCTDP; encoded by the exons ATGCTCACCACCTACAGCTTTGAGTGCGCCTCCTGCATCACGTCCTACACCCACCGAGACTAC ATGGTGTCCAGCCCATCCCTGATCACCAAGCAGATGCTGACCTTCTACGGTGCAGACTCGGACCAGGGCCGGGAACTCACCCGCCTCTGGGATCGCATCATGATTGAG caAGAGTGCTGTGGCACGTCAGGTCCCATGGACTGGGTGAACTTCACATCAGCCTTCCGGGCCACCACCCCAGAGGTGGTGTTCCCCTGGCCCCCGCTGTGCTGTCGGCGGACTGGCAACTTCATCCCCCTCAATGAAGAAGGCTGCCGCCTGGGCCACTTGGACTACCTGTTCACCAAG GGCTGCTTCGAACACATTGGCCACGCCATCGACAGCTACACGTGGGGCATCTCGTGGTTTGGGTTTGCCATCCTGATGTGGACGGTGAGAGGCGGGAGCCTATGGGCTGGGTGGGATGCGGCTGTGAGGCTGGGGCGCCCCTCACCTGACTCCTCCTCTCCAGCTTCCTGTGATGCTCATGGCCATGCATTTCTACACCACGTTGTGAGGAACAAGGGAAGTCCACGTGCAcactcagctcctcctcctccagctgagATGGACGCCTCACCTCTCCCtttcccacctcctccacccttccccccctcccctccagagATGTTTTACCAGGTTTCTGAGCCCTGCTGGGAGTTGGGGTGCCCTGAAACCCCTGGACATGTGTGCACGGACCCTTAG